From a region of the Enterobacter cancerogenus genome:
- the fliP gene encoding flagellar type III secretion system pore protein FliP (The bacterial flagellar biogenesis protein FliP forms a type III secretion system (T3SS)-type pore required for flagellar assembly.) has protein sequence MTLHLRTALPWLLLGGLLVSPQLLAANGDITLFSSSTTAGGQDYNVKIEILILMTLLGLLPVMLMMMTCFTRFIIVLAILRQALGLQQSPPNKILTGIALALTLLVMRPVWTTIYQDAIVPFQNDEITMKQAFGKAEAPLKNFMLAQTSNKAMSQMMTIAGVTGDPKEQDLTVVTPAYLLSELKTAFQIGFMIYIPFLVIDLIVASILMAMGMMMLSPLIVSLPFKLMLFVLCDGWTLIVGTLTSSVQGL, from the coding sequence ATGACGTTGCACCTGCGCACCGCCCTGCCGTGGCTGCTGTTGGGCGGTTTACTGGTCTCTCCGCAACTGCTGGCGGCGAACGGCGATATCACCCTGTTCAGTTCGTCCACTACCGCTGGCGGCCAGGATTACAACGTCAAAATTGAAATCCTGATCCTGATGACATTGCTGGGTCTGCTCCCGGTGATGCTGATGATGATGACCTGCTTTACGCGCTTTATCATCGTGCTGGCGATCCTGCGCCAGGCGCTCGGCCTGCAGCAAAGTCCACCCAATAAAATCCTGACCGGGATTGCGCTGGCGCTCACGCTGCTGGTGATGCGCCCGGTGTGGACCACCATTTATCAGGACGCCATCGTGCCGTTTCAGAATGACGAGATCACCATGAAGCAGGCGTTCGGCAAGGCGGAAGCGCCGCTGAAAAACTTTATGCTGGCACAAACCAGCAATAAAGCCATGTCGCAGATGATGACGATTGCGGGCGTGACGGGCGATCCGAAAGAGCAGGATTTAACGGTGGTGACCCCGGCGTATCTGTTGAGCGAGCTGAAAACCGCGTTCCAGATAGGCTTTATGATCTACATTCCTTTCCTGGTCATTGACCTGATTGTCGCCAGTATCCTGATGGCAATGGGGATGATGATGCTTTCGCCGCTGATTGTTTCGCTGCCGTTCAAGCTGATGCTGTTTGTCCTGTGCGACGGCTGGACGCTGATTGTCGGTACGCTTACCTCCAGCGTGCAGGGGCTTTAG
- the fliQ gene encoding flagellar biosynthesis protein FliQ, whose amino-acid sequence MVTMDIAGDIMATGIKLVLIISAVAIIPSLIVGLCVSIFQATTQINEQTLSFLPRLLVTLAVLIIGGKWMLTQLVDFTVNIFQQAAALVG is encoded by the coding sequence ATGGTCACGATGGACATTGCCGGGGACATCATGGCAACCGGCATTAAGCTGGTGCTGATTATCTCCGCCGTAGCGATTATTCCCAGCCTGATTGTCGGCCTGTGCGTCAGTATCTTTCAGGCGACCACGCAAATTAACGAACAAACGCTGAGCTTCCTGCCGCGCCTTCTGGTCACGCTGGCGGTGCTGATTATTGGCGGTAAATGGATGCTTACCCAACTGGTAGATTTCACCGTCAATATTTTTCAGCAGGCGGCGGCGCTGGTGGGATAG